Proteins encoded by one window of uncultured Campylobacter sp.:
- the trxB gene encoding thioredoxin-disulfide reductase, with product MLDLAIIGGGPAGLAAGLYATRGGLKDVVMFEMGMPGGQITSSSEMENYPGVAAVTDGMSFMAPWQEQCFRFGLKHEMVRVLRVLKDGDGNFTIYLEGDQTRRARAVIVATGSTPRRAGIEGEDEFFGRGVSTCATCDGFFYKGKEVAVLGGGDTALEESLYLAKICSKVYLIHRRDEFRAAPSTVQKVRESENIELITNALVEQIKGDASGVTGVVVKDKTSGAARELQLPGIFVFVGLDVRNEVLKDESGKFICDVTPGGQVAVNLKMQTSVHGLFAAGDMRQDAPKQVVCAAGDGAVAALSAIAYLQGHDK from the coding sequence ATGTTAGATTTAGCAATTATCGGCGGCGGCCCTGCGGGGTTAGCGGCGGGGCTTTATGCTACAAGAGGCGGTTTAAAGGACGTCGTGATGTTTGAGATGGGGATGCCCGGCGGGCAGATCACCTCAAGCTCCGAGATGGAAAACTACCCGGGCGTCGCTGCGGTGACCGACGGGATGAGCTTTATGGCGCCTTGGCAGGAGCAGTGCTTCCGCTTTGGCTTAAAGCATGAGATGGTGCGCGTGCTGCGCGTTTTAAAAGACGGCGATGGAAATTTTACGATCTATCTCGAGGGCGATCAAACACGACGCGCGCGTGCCGTTATCGTAGCTACGGGCTCTACTCCGCGCCGCGCGGGGATAGAGGGCGAGGATGAGTTTTTCGGTCGCGGCGTCAGTACCTGCGCGACCTGCGACGGATTTTTTTATAAGGGCAAAGAGGTTGCCGTCCTCGGCGGCGGCGACACGGCGTTAGAGGAGTCGCTGTATCTAGCTAAAATTTGCTCTAAAGTCTATCTGATTCACCGTCGCGATGAGTTTCGCGCCGCGCCTTCTACCGTGCAAAAGGTGCGCGAAAGTGAAAATATCGAGCTCATCACAAACGCGCTCGTAGAGCAGATCAAGGGCGATGCAAGCGGCGTAACTGGCGTCGTAGTCAAGGATAAAACAAGCGGCGCTGCGCGCGAGCTGCAGCTGCCGGGGATCTTCGTATTCGTGGGGCTTGACGTGCGAAATGAGGTGCTAAAAGACGAAAGTGGCAAGTTCATCTGCGACGTCACGCCGGGCGGGCAGGTCGCGGTAAATTTAAAGATGCAAACAAGCGTACACGGGTTATTTGCGGCGGGCGATATGAGACAAGATGCGCCTAAACAGGTCGTTTGCGCGGCAGGCGACGGTGCAGTTGCCGCA
- the trxA gene encoding thioredoxin gives MGKYIELTSENFDVIKEGVALVDFWAPWCGPCRMIAPIIEELANDYEGKAKICKVNTDEAQDLAVQFGVRSIPTILFFKDGELKAQLIGAQSKQIIADKLNSLL, from the coding sequence ATGGGAAAGTATATAGAGCTTACTTCGGAGAATTTCGACGTTATTAAAGAGGGTGTCGCGCTAGTCGATTTCTGGGCGCCTTGGTGCGGACCGTGCCGTATGATCGCCCCGATCATCGAGGAGCTTGCGAACGATTACGAGGGCAAGGCTAAAATTTGCAAAGTAAATACCGACGAAGCGCAGGATCTTGCGGTGCAGTTCGGCGTCCGCTCGATCCCTACGATACTATTTTTCAAAGACGGCGAGCTAAAAGCTCAGCTCATCGGCGCGCAATCCAAGCAGATCATAGCCGACAAGCTAAACTCGCTTCTGTAA